One segment of Olsenella uli DSM 7084 DNA contains the following:
- a CDS encoding TIGR04076 family protein: MQYKCKVTVLKTKVFPDLQEKYLANPQSGPCPCFEAGQVFTFERTPENDSFYRLGKGTLAGGGDFPCGEAWDAISRYVYTALQGGSIMHRWTNDERMMIACCNDGTRPVIFKIERIDVPETPEEESWLASQDFANRADEAYTG, from the coding sequence ATGCAGTACAAATGCAAGGTGACGGTCCTGAAGACCAAGGTGTTTCCCGACTTGCAGGAGAAGTACCTGGCGAATCCGCAAAGCGGCCCATGCCCCTGCTTCGAAGCGGGGCAGGTCTTCACCTTCGAGCGGACGCCGGAGAACGATAGCTTCTACCGTCTGGGAAAAGGGACGCTCGCAGGCGGTGGGGACTTTCCGTGCGGCGAGGCATGGGATGCGATCAGCCGCTACGTCTACACCGCGCTCCAAGGTGGGTCTATCATGCATCGCTGGACAAACGACGAGCGCATGATGATCGCCTGCTGCAACGACGGCACGAGGCCGGTGATATTCAAGATCGAGAGGATCGACGTTCCGGAGACCCCTGAAGAAGAGTCATGGCTCGCTTCCCAGGATTTCGCCAATCGAGCAGACGAGGCCTACACGGGTTGA
- a CDS encoding helix-turn-helix transcriptional regulator → MEKAFQEKMLGDTGFSPVPSPDGFEELWRSYRSGQGACRGWFHFLSPQEADWSISIHDFVMDDDFVMSSETSDYLTITCFKSISGEEFNPYRKLRPNSLWGQSFKGEPWKGIAHAGIPVQSISIEVSHEFSRRFLEKEYPGGFASVEEAFVSLGNDGEHLELKALLAKLWPVPGGQSHSALYYEGKVLEAMGLIVEGTRQPRASTRKPVSSSDWARIQDVVRYIDDHCSSVLRIADLSAIACMSPTKFKETFKKANGKTVTGYVQERRMSQAELLLRQPDLTIEQIARSVGYTCTSRFSELFRREVGMLPSEYRKTLRP, encoded by the coding sequence ATGGAGAAGGCGTTTCAGGAGAAGATGTTGGGAGATACCGGCTTCTCGCCCGTGCCGTCGCCCGATGGCTTCGAAGAGCTGTGGAGATCGTACCGGTCTGGGCAGGGCGCATGTCGAGGATGGTTTCATTTCCTGTCGCCTCAAGAAGCCGATTGGAGCATCAGCATCCACGACTTCGTCATGGACGACGACTTCGTCATGAGTTCCGAGACCTCTGACTATCTCACGATCACATGCTTCAAGTCGATTTCAGGAGAGGAGTTCAACCCCTACCGCAAGCTCAGGCCGAACAGCCTCTGGGGCCAGAGCTTCAAGGGAGAGCCATGGAAGGGCATTGCGCATGCCGGCATACCCGTTCAAAGCATCTCAATCGAGGTGTCGCATGAGTTTTCCAGGCGGTTCCTCGAAAAAGAGTATCCCGGCGGGTTCGCGAGCGTCGAGGAAGCGTTCGTCTCGCTCGGAAACGATGGGGAGCATCTGGAATTGAAGGCTCTCCTCGCCAAGCTATGGCCTGTGCCCGGTGGTCAGAGCCACAGCGCGCTGTACTACGAGGGTAAGGTCCTCGAGGCGATGGGGCTTATCGTGGAAGGCACGAGGCAGCCGCGCGCAAGCACCCGCAAGCCCGTCAGCTCATCTGACTGGGCGAGGATCCAGGATGTCGTGCGCTATATCGACGACCACTGCTCGTCTGTCCTGCGCATTGCCGACCTGTCGGCCATAGCCTGCATGAGCCCCACCAAATTCAAGGAGACGTTCAAGAAGGCGAATGGCAAGACTGTGACGGGCTATGTCCAGGAACGGAGGATGTCGCAGGCCGAACTTCTGCTCAGACAGCCTGATCTCACCATCGAGCAGATCGCGCGCTCTGTAGGTTACACGTGCACAAGCCGTTTCTCGGAGCTGTTCAGGCGTGAGGTCGGTATGCTCCCCAGCGAGTATCGCAAAACGCTCCGGCCCTGA
- a CDS encoding AAA family ATPase, with protein sequence MYKTLPPIIDEVQRAPELFSPVKWVVDQSEERDRIVLTGSQTYHLMKGVSESLAGRMRILEMPSLSLRGLSGNSSNPHPYSPTTLSQRKSRMEEPRRWPSDANALSSWI encoded by the coding sequence ATGTACAAGACCCTCCCGCCCATCATCGACGAGGTGCAGCGCGCACCGGAGCTCTTCTCCCCGGTGAAATGGGTCGTTGACCAATCGGAGGAAAGGGACCGCATCGTCCTCACCGGTTCGCAAACATACCACCTCATGAAGGGCGTGAGCGAGTCTCTAGCAGGAAGGATGCGGATTCTGGAGATGCCCAGTTTGAGCCTGAGGGGGCTCTCCGGCAATTCCTCCAACCCCCATCCCTACTCGCCGACTACCTTGAGTCAGCGGAAATCAAGGATGGAGGAACCGAGACGGTGGCCGTCCGATGCGAATGCCCTCTCAAGCTGGATCTGA
- a CDS encoding flavodoxin — protein sequence MLKALVVYYSYSGITRRLAEDIALITDGELRELKPQKPYSFSYNTAVKEAREEIEKGYCPPLAEGVEPVEGAEVIFIGSPNWLKTFAPPVLTFLKTVDLSGRTIIPFCTHGGGGFGRMIEDYKKECRNSIIKEGIALKGDYSFDELQSWLNNNL from the coding sequence GTGTTGAAGGCATTAGTTGTATATTATTCATATTCAGGAATAACAAGAAGATTAGCTGAAGATATTGCGTTGATTACAGACGGAGAATTGAGAGAACTGAAACCACAAAAACCTTATTCATTTTCATACAATACAGCTGTAAAAGAAGCGAGAGAAGAAATTGAAAAAGGGTATTGCCCGCCGCTTGCAGAAGGGGTGGAACCAGTTGAGGGTGCAGAAGTAATTTTTATAGGCTCACCGAACTGGCTCAAAACTTTTGCGCCACCTGTTTTGACATTTTTGAAGACGGTTGATTTGAGCGGAAGAACAATAATTCCATTTTGCACTCATGGTGGTGGAGGTTTTGGGAGGATGATTGAGGACTATAAAAAAGAATGTAGAAATTCAATCATAAAAGAAGGGATAGCCTTAAAGGGAGACTACAGTTTTGATGAGCTTCAAAGCTGGTTAAATAATAATTTGTAA